One region of Paenibacillus polymyxa M1 genomic DNA includes:
- the serS gene encoding serine--tRNA ligase, with amino-acid sequence MLDIKWIREHQEQVQRAADDKGIQVSVAELLTLDDRRKQLLQEVEQLRQTRNQCSQDIGALIHTGKNEQAERAKRQVKEINGRLDLMEVPQQEVEEQFQQLLLLMPNIVSPDTPWGRTDEDNVELERVGTIPEFGFEPKDHMTLGQLHNLIDVHRGVKTAGTRNYYLTGAGVALHRAVQQLAVDLLSERGFQLLDVPLMVRSEAMRSTGFFPLGLDQTYRIAGEDQWLVGTSEVPLVSYYSGEIVDVTDPIRLAAVSVCFRNEVGSAGRDVHGLYRVHQFAKVEQVIICEASLDASEQMFQEITRNAEDLLQLLELPYRKMAVCTGDMSQKTYKQVDIETWMPSRQAYGETHSSSQLLDFQARRSNIRYRNADGKLQYCYTLNNTAVASPRILIPLLEHHQQEDGSIRIPEALRQYMPQHMDFLRVPTS; translated from the coding sequence ATGTTGGATATCAAATGGATCAGAGAGCATCAAGAGCAAGTTCAGAGAGCAGCAGACGACAAAGGAATACAGGTATCGGTCGCAGAACTGTTAACCCTGGATGATCGGAGAAAGCAGTTGCTTCAGGAAGTAGAACAGCTTCGTCAGACACGCAATCAGTGCAGTCAGGATATCGGGGCACTGATTCATACCGGAAAGAATGAACAGGCGGAACGGGCTAAGCGGCAGGTTAAAGAAATTAACGGACGACTAGATCTTATGGAAGTTCCGCAACAGGAAGTAGAGGAACAGTTTCAACAGCTTTTGCTTCTGATGCCTAATATCGTATCGCCAGATACGCCATGGGGAAGAACGGATGAAGATAATGTAGAATTGGAGCGGGTCGGGACGATACCCGAATTCGGATTTGAACCCAAGGATCACATGACGCTCGGCCAGCTTCACAACCTGATCGACGTGCATCGCGGTGTCAAAACGGCCGGTACCCGTAACTACTATCTGACGGGGGCTGGGGTGGCGTTGCACCGGGCTGTGCAGCAGCTTGCTGTTGATCTGCTAAGCGAACGAGGATTTCAGCTGCTGGACGTTCCATTAATGGTACGCTCCGAGGCAATGCGCAGCACTGGCTTTTTCCCGCTTGGATTGGATCAGACGTACCGTATCGCAGGGGAGGATCAATGGCTTGTAGGCACCTCGGAAGTTCCGCTGGTCTCGTATTACAGCGGAGAAATTGTGGACGTTACAGACCCGATTCGGCTGGCGGCGGTATCCGTATGCTTCCGCAACGAGGTCGGCTCGGCCGGAAGGGACGTTCACGGACTGTATCGTGTGCACCAGTTTGCCAAGGTGGAGCAGGTCATCATCTGTGAGGCGAGCTTGGACGCTTCAGAGCAGATGTTTCAGGAAATTACGCGTAATGCGGAAGATCTGCTTCAACTGTTGGAGCTGCCTTACCGCAAGATGGCTGTCTGTACAGGCGATATGTCGCAAAAAACCTACAAGCAGGTGGACATTGAGACATGGATGCCTAGTCGACAGGCTTACGGCGAAACACACTCGTCGTCCCAGCTGCTTGATTTTCAGGCGCGTCGTTCCAACATCCGGTACCGTAACGCGGACGGCAAGCTTCAATATTGTTACACACTCAACAATACAGCGGTCGCTTCGCCTCGGATCTTGATCCCGCTGCTAGAGCATCACCAACAAGAGGACGGTTCGATCCGCATTCCAGAAGCTTTACGCCAGTATATGCCGCAGCATATGGATTTTTTGCGTGTGCCCACGTCATGA
- the hmpA gene encoding NO-inducible flavohemoprotein, with amino-acid sequence MLSEQTIATIKSTVPVLEVHGTTITKRFYQMMFEAHPELLNIFNHANQKQGRQQGALANAVYAAAQHIDRLEEILPVVRQIAHKHRSLGIKPEHYPIVGKYLLAAIKDVLGDAATDEIINAWAEAYGVIANVFIDVEAEMYKNAEQQQGGWSDFKNFVVQKKVKESDQITSFYLVPQDGQVLPAFEPGQYISLQMQIPGEHNTHIRQYSLSDAPGQPYYRISVKREDAVGSRPAGKVSVYLHEQVQEGDVLRVSAPAGDFTLDQTDRRPVVLISGGVGLTPMVSMLASLVKSAPDRPVTFVHAAVNGDNHALRNEVEKLVATHAQAAVRWCYSRPTEQDRLAQAFHKEGRLDLAWLQSVIPERNAQYYFCGPVGFMQSVYGLLKEWNIPASDIHYEFFGPASAWEAEAQ; translated from the coding sequence ATGTTAAGTGAGCAAACCATTGCAACGATTAAATCGACTGTACCTGTTTTGGAGGTACACGGAACTACGATCACCAAGCGTTTTTACCAGATGATGTTCGAGGCCCATCCCGAGCTTCTCAATATATTTAATCACGCGAATCAGAAGCAAGGGCGTCAACAAGGTGCGTTGGCCAATGCTGTATATGCGGCTGCACAGCACATTGACCGTCTGGAGGAAATTCTTCCGGTGGTACGTCAGATTGCACATAAGCATCGTAGTTTGGGGATTAAGCCAGAGCATTATCCTATCGTCGGGAAATATCTGCTCGCTGCGATCAAGGACGTGCTAGGGGATGCAGCAACAGATGAGATCATCAACGCATGGGCCGAAGCCTATGGTGTGATTGCGAATGTATTTATAGATGTGGAAGCTGAAATGTACAAGAACGCTGAACAGCAGCAGGGAGGCTGGTCAGACTTCAAGAACTTTGTTGTGCAGAAAAAGGTTAAGGAAAGCGACCAGATTACGTCCTTTTATCTGGTGCCGCAGGATGGACAGGTGCTGCCTGCATTCGAGCCTGGGCAATATATCAGTCTGCAGATGCAGATCCCGGGTGAACATAACACCCACATCCGTCAGTATAGCCTTTCCGATGCACCGGGCCAACCTTACTACCGGATATCCGTAAAACGCGAGGACGCCGTCGGGTCTCGCCCAGCGGGTAAAGTATCTGTGTATCTGCATGAGCAGGTGCAGGAGGGCGATGTGCTGCGGGTGTCTGCACCTGCGGGTGATTTTACGCTGGATCAGACAGATCGCAGACCTGTTGTATTGATTAGCGGTGGAGTCGGGCTAACCCCGATGGTCAGTATGTTGGCTTCCTTGGTGAAGTCTGCTCCAGATCGGCCCGTCACCTTTGTCCACGCAGCGGTCAACGGAGATAACCATGCTCTGCGTAATGAGGTGGAAAAGCTGGTCGCCACACATGCACAGGCGGCCGTTCGGTGGTGCTACAGCAGACCAACCGAGCAGGATCGTCTAGCCCAGGCTTTTCACAAGGAAGGACGTTTGGATCTGGCTTGGCTGCAATCCGTAATACCGGAACGTAATGCCCAATATTACTTTTGCGGCCCTGTGGGATTCATGCAATCGGTATACGGCCTGTTGAAGGAGTGGAATATCCCTGCATCGGATATCCACTATGAATTTTTTGGTCCTGCCAGTGCATGGGAAGCAGAAGCGCAGTGA
- a CDS encoding family 43 glycosylhydrolase, translated as MKWISNSKSLAAWICIILAVVGAGLQPDAVHANTTGVTQATYGSEMNPSLNGIDAANAELSLNAIASTAITNGTDWKDTAGNPIQANSGNILKVGSTYYWYGEHAENWKFEKVNVYTSTDLKNWSFRSSILTKDSAPELNSSKIERPKVIYNKSTGKYVLWAHYENGTDYSLGRVAVATSDTPDGNFTYQGSFRPLNYESRDMTVFTDTDGSGYLITASRKNGGANDTMAIFKLTADYTGVQSFVGWIFENGYREAPAVVKKNNTYYLFTSQASGWYPNQGAYATASSMTGSWSALSPFGDPAAYGSQIHSIATITGSTGTSYIYMGDRWNPLNLSDHKFIWLPLTLNDSNKTATLNWYSSWDLDAATGKVILPSLVNHAQGKTATASSAASASPASLANDGNPQTSWKATSASWPAWWQVDLGSTKTISEVDISWFMYKGSEAYYKYKIEYSTDGVHYSTIDRTSNTTYGFTSDKVNFQARYVRINLVNAVLFNNPNNWYTPTVHEVRLLGH; from the coding sequence GTGAAGTGGATCAGCAACAGCAAATCGTTAGCCGCATGGATTTGTATTATACTCGCAGTGGTCGGTGCAGGTCTTCAACCTGATGCGGTACATGCCAATACTACAGGCGTTACGCAAGCAACCTATGGGAGCGAGATGAACCCATCGCTGAATGGTATAGACGCCGCTAATGCAGAACTTTCCTTGAATGCAATAGCAAGCACAGCCATTACGAACGGAACAGATTGGAAAGACACCGCAGGTAACCCGATTCAGGCAAACAGCGGAAATATCCTAAAAGTAGGCTCCACTTATTATTGGTACGGCGAGCATGCCGAAAACTGGAAATTTGAAAAAGTGAACGTATACACCTCGACCGATTTGAAAAATTGGTCCTTCCGCAGTAGTATTCTCACCAAAGATTCCGCCCCTGAGCTGAATTCAAGCAAAATTGAGCGTCCCAAAGTCATTTACAACAAATCCACCGGAAAATATGTATTATGGGCACACTATGAAAATGGCACGGATTACTCACTCGGTCGCGTAGCTGTCGCTACCAGCGATACACCCGACGGGAATTTTACTTACCAAGGCAGCTTCCGCCCGCTGAATTATGAGTCTCGTGATATGACGGTATTTACGGATACTGACGGTAGCGGCTACCTCATTACAGCTTCCCGTAAAAATGGCGGCGCCAACGATACGATGGCAATCTTCAAGCTGACGGCCGATTATACAGGTGTGCAGTCGTTCGTTGGCTGGATTTTTGAAAATGGCTATCGTGAAGCCCCCGCTGTTGTGAAAAAGAATAACACCTACTACCTGTTTACCTCACAGGCATCCGGCTGGTATCCGAATCAGGGTGCTTATGCAACCGCCAGCTCCATGACTGGAAGCTGGTCTGCTTTGTCGCCTTTCGGAGATCCGGCGGCTTATGGCTCGCAAATCCACTCCATCGCCACAATTACAGGCAGCACTGGAACCAGCTACATCTATATGGGCGACCGCTGGAACCCGCTCAATCTGAGCGATCACAAATTCATCTGGTTGCCACTGACCTTGAATGACTCCAATAAAACGGCTACTCTGAACTGGTACAGTAGTTGGGATCTGGATGCTGCCACAGGCAAGGTCATCCTGCCGTCTCTTGTGAATCACGCGCAAGGCAAAACGGCGACTGCCAGCTCAGCCGCATCCGCTTCTCCAGCTTCACTGGCGAACGATGGCAATCCCCAAACCTCATGGAAAGCTACATCTGCATCCTGGCCTGCATGGTGGCAGGTCGATTTGGGCAGTACCAAGACGATTAGCGAAGTGGATATTTCATGGTTTATGTACAAAGGATCTGAAGCATATTATAAGTATAAAATCGAATATAGTACGGATGGTGTTCATTATTCCACCATTGACCGCACAAGCAATACCACATATGGCTTTACCAGTGACAAAGTTAACTTCCAAGCCCGTTACGTGCGCATCAATCTTGTTAATGCGGTGTTATTTAATAATCCAAACAACTGGTACACCCCAACGGTGCATGAAGTCAGGTTGCTTGGTCATTAA
- a CDS encoding GntR family transcriptional regulator, translating to MNKYQRIAQEVKKRIIDKTYSSDDPIPDEISLASEFRVSRMTIKRALDTLVSEGLLNRKRGHGTFIVKSVYNGPVNVVVNEMLGLTNVLRGKEIKSKIIAFDVQFPSEEVAAHLFIDANSPVYHVVRLRIVEGEPYVIERTYMPTKLISGITEQVLHGSVYKHIKEELGLNIVSSHRTIRASKSTELDWEHLDCGADDPVLEIEQVGYLDTGIPFEYSFSRHRYDKFVFTTVNRIR from the coding sequence ATGAATAAATACCAACGGATTGCACAAGAGGTCAAGAAGCGTATTATAGATAAGACCTATAGCAGTGATGATCCGATCCCCGATGAAATTTCACTGGCCAGTGAGTTCCGGGTAAGTCGGATGACGATTAAGAGGGCATTGGATACATTGGTGTCGGAAGGGCTGTTGAATCGTAAAAGAGGACACGGAACCTTTATCGTCAAATCGGTCTACAATGGTCCGGTTAATGTCGTTGTGAATGAAATGCTGGGGCTGACCAACGTACTGCGCGGGAAAGAAATCAAAAGTAAAATCATAGCCTTTGACGTTCAATTTCCATCTGAAGAGGTAGCGGCGCATCTATTTATTGATGCCAATTCTCCTGTGTATCATGTAGTCCGTCTGCGTATTGTAGAAGGAGAGCCGTATGTGATAGAGCGCACATACATGCCTACCAAGCTGATCAGCGGTATTACCGAGCAGGTGTTGCACGGCTCAGTGTACAAACATATTAAGGAGGAGCTGGGCCTTAATATTGTCAGTTCACATCGTACCATCCGTGCGTCCAAGTCGACCGAGCTAGATTGGGAACATTTGGATTGTGGTGCGGATGATCCGGTTTTAGAAATTGAGCAGGTAGGTTATCTGGATACGGGTATACCGTTTGAATACTCATTCTCACGGCATCGGTATGATAAATTTGTGTTTACCACAGTAAATCGGATACGTTGA
- a CDS encoding glycoside hydrolase family 1 protein, with amino-acid sequence MKDTEQQAIQYCFPSDFWWGSSASATQTEGTVEGDGKGPNIWDYWFEQEPNRFYDGVGPGDTSRFYTRYKEDIALMKELGHNSFRFSISWSRLFPAGRGELNQKAVQFYNAVIAELHEAGIEPFVNLYHFDLPMALQEKGGWVNRETVEAYVDYTNTCFELFGDRVAKWFTHNEPIVPVEGGYLYDFHYPNEVDFGKAVQVGYHTLLSSASAIKAYKEGGYKGKIGIILNLTPTYPRSQHPADVQAAEICDAFFNRSFLDPSVTGEFNPLLVKLLRQEGFVPNMEDGDREIIRQGTVDLLGINYYQPRRVKARESLPNPDAPFVPERFFDYYAMPGRKMNEMRGWEIYEKGIYDILTNVRENYGNIECFISENGMGVQGEEKFRDENGMIHDDYRIDFIREHLKWVQRAISEGSNVKGYHLWTFMDNWSWTNAYKNRYGFVSVDLQNEGKRSVKQSGHWFKQVIENNGF; translated from the coding sequence ATGAAAGATACAGAGCAGCAAGCCATTCAATACTGTTTTCCATCCGACTTCTGGTGGGGCTCATCAGCCTCGGCGACCCAGACAGAAGGAACCGTGGAGGGAGACGGAAAAGGACCGAACATCTGGGATTATTGGTTTGAACAGGAGCCAAACCGTTTTTATGACGGGGTGGGACCTGGCGATACATCCCGCTTCTATACTCGTTACAAAGAAGATATTGCACTCATGAAAGAGCTTGGCCATAACTCCTTCCGGTTCTCCATTTCCTGGTCACGCCTGTTTCCAGCAGGAAGAGGTGAATTGAACCAGAAGGCGGTTCAATTCTATAATGCCGTCATTGCAGAGTTGCATGAGGCGGGGATTGAGCCGTTTGTGAATCTGTATCATTTTGATTTGCCGATGGCTTTACAGGAAAAAGGAGGCTGGGTAAACCGGGAGACGGTCGAAGCTTACGTGGATTACACTAACACTTGCTTTGAGCTATTCGGGGATCGTGTAGCCAAATGGTTTACACATAACGAGCCGATTGTCCCGGTGGAAGGCGGCTATCTGTACGATTTCCACTATCCAAATGAAGTGGATTTCGGGAAAGCTGTACAGGTGGGATATCATACCCTGCTATCGAGCGCGAGTGCCATTAAGGCTTACAAAGAAGGCGGTTATAAGGGCAAAATTGGTATTATTTTGAACCTGACGCCAACTTATCCGCGTAGTCAGCACCCTGCAGACGTGCAGGCTGCTGAAATATGCGATGCGTTCTTTAACCGTTCCTTTTTAGACCCATCTGTGACGGGAGAATTTAATCCTTTGCTCGTAAAGTTGTTACGCCAAGAGGGATTCGTACCAAACATGGAAGACGGAGACCGGGAGATTATACGTCAAGGCACTGTGGACCTGCTGGGGATTAACTATTATCAGCCGCGCAGAGTCAAGGCTCGCGAAAGTCTTCCGAATCCAGATGCGCCTTTTGTGCCGGAACGATTCTTCGATTATTACGCCATGCCTGGTCGTAAGATGAATGAGATGCGAGGCTGGGAGATTTATGAGAAGGGCATTTACGACATTCTGACCAACGTCAGGGAGAATTATGGAAACATTGAATGCTTCATATCAGAAAACGGAATGGGTGTTCAAGGCGAGGAAAAATTCAGGGATGAGAACGGCATGATCCATGATGACTATCGCATTGATTTTATCCGTGAGCATCTCAAATGGGTCCAACGTGCCATCTCAGAAGGCTCCAATGTAAAAGGTTATCACTTATGGACATTTATGGACAACTGGTCCTGGACGAACGCTTATAAAAATCGCTATGGCTTCGTATCTGTCGACCTTCAGAACGAAGGCAAAAGATCCGTTAAACAGAGTGGGCACTGGTTCAAGCAAGTGATCGAAAATAACGGATTCTAA
- the celB gene encoding PTS cellobiose transporter subunit IIC gives MFEKLSRILIPIAGKLNNNRYLTVLRDAFMLSFPLTVFGSIIVVIINLPFLKGWMGDGNYATFNSLLNIAPSATLNIMTLFVVVGIGYYLSRSYKVEPIFGGMIALVSFLMLTPFVLTQENGATIAGVIPLDRIGAKGMFLGMIVAFIAAEIYRRVTQRNIVIKMPPGVPPAVAKSFAALLPACITLGIFLIVNVVVTLTLHNNLHDLIYHAVQAPLVHLGSGIIPTLIAIFFVQLLWFFGLHGQIIINSVMEPIWNTLALENYEAYSKGAELPHIITKQFVDIYTVGIGGTGMTLAVVLTILIFLKSKQLKQVSKLAIGPGLFNVNEPVIFGLPIVMNPLIFVPWVIAPMIVTLITYFAMSTGLVPPPNGIQVPWTMPLFFSGMMATGSLMGGVLQLFNMAVVFVIWFPFLKFIDRMNVRKEQEEEINQAAIAGKDQTVGM, from the coding sequence TTGTTTGAAAAATTAAGCCGGATACTGATACCTATTGCCGGTAAACTGAACAACAACCGCTATCTTACTGTACTGCGTGATGCATTTATGTTGTCATTTCCATTAACAGTTTTTGGCTCCATCATTGTCGTTATTATCAATCTGCCGTTTCTCAAAGGGTGGATGGGGGACGGTAATTATGCGACTTTTAACAGTCTGCTGAACATTGCGCCGAGTGCCACCCTGAACATCATGACCTTATTCGTAGTTGTCGGGATCGGCTATTATTTATCCCGAAGTTATAAGGTCGAGCCTATATTCGGCGGCATGATCGCGTTGGTCAGCTTCTTGATGCTCACCCCATTTGTGCTGACACAAGAAAACGGTGCCACGATTGCTGGTGTCATTCCGTTGGATCGGATTGGGGCCAAAGGCATGTTCCTTGGCATGATCGTTGCTTTTATAGCTGCTGAAATTTATCGAAGAGTGACACAGCGGAACATTGTTATCAAAATGCCTCCAGGCGTTCCGCCAGCTGTTGCCAAATCGTTTGCCGCTTTGCTTCCGGCGTGTATCACATTGGGCATATTTTTGATCGTTAATGTTGTAGTTACACTGACTCTTCATAATAACCTGCATGATCTGATTTATCATGCTGTACAGGCACCTCTGGTGCATTTGGGCAGTGGTATTATACCTACATTAATTGCTATTTTCTTTGTTCAGCTTTTATGGTTCTTTGGGCTTCATGGTCAGATTATTATCAACTCAGTCATGGAACCGATCTGGAATACGCTGGCACTTGAAAACTACGAAGCGTACTCCAAAGGAGCAGAACTGCCGCATATTATCACCAAGCAGTTTGTGGATATTTATACCGTAGGTATCGGTGGTACAGGTATGACACTGGCAGTCGTGCTCACGATTCTGATCTTTCTAAAGAGCAAGCAATTGAAGCAGGTCAGTAAGTTGGCCATTGGACCAGGTCTATTCAATGTCAATGAACCCGTCATTTTCGGTTTGCCGATTGTGATGAATCCGCTTATTTTTGTCCCATGGGTCATTGCTCCAATGATCGTTACGCTGATTACTTACTTCGCGATGTCCACCGGGCTTGTACCACCGCCTAACGGAATACAGGTCCCTTGGACGATGCCGTTGTTCTTTAGTGGAATGATGGCTACGGGATCTCTAATGGGAGGCGTACTGCAGTTGTTTAATATGGCTGTCGTTTTTGTCATTTGGTTCCCATTCCTGAAATTTATTGATCGAATGAACGTCCGTAAAGAGCAGGAAGAGGAGATTAACCAAGCAGCCATTGCAGGTAAGGATCAAACTGTTGGAATGTAG
- a CDS encoding PTS lactose/cellobiose transporter subunit IIA, translating into MDKINIAELTEEQISFQLILHSGSARSKVIQALTEYRNENVEGADELLKEAKQDLRAAHDIHFQMVKKEAGGTQTPFSLLLMHAEDHLMSTVTMKDLVKELLELFKSRSL; encoded by the coding sequence ATGGATAAGATCAATATAGCTGAACTGACGGAAGAGCAAATTAGTTTCCAACTTATTCTTCACAGTGGAAGCGCTCGCAGTAAAGTAATTCAAGCGCTGACTGAATACCGAAATGAAAATGTAGAAGGTGCGGACGAACTGCTCAAAGAAGCCAAGCAAGATTTACGTGCTGCACATGATATCCATTTTCAAATGGTTAAGAAGGAAGCGGGAGGTACTCAAACTCCCTTCTCGCTCCTTCTGATGCATGCCGAGGATCATCTGATGTCCACGGTGACCATGAAGGATCTGGTTAAAGAACTGCTGGAGCTGTTCAAATCCAGAAGTTTATAG
- a CDS encoding PTS sugar transporter subunit IIB: MKKILLACSSGMSTSLLVTKMQEYAKSIGDEAEIWAVGQDQAAEDMAKADAVLIGPQMSFLKGQLEKEASQYGIHVEVIDMMAYGMVDGKKAYEQAVKLVERKNG, from the coding sequence ATGAAGAAAATTTTACTGGCGTGCAGCTCAGGTATGTCTACAAGTTTGCTGGTTACCAAGATGCAGGAATATGCTAAGTCCATTGGAGATGAGGCTGAAATTTGGGCAGTAGGTCAAGATCAGGCGGCAGAAGATATGGCTAAGGCTGACGCGGTATTGATTGGCCCGCAAATGAGTTTTCTTAAAGGACAACTGGAAAAGGAAGCATCTCAATATGGTATTCATGTAGAAGTGATCGACATGATGGCCTACGGAATGGTTGACGGTAAGAAAGCCTATGAACAGGCCGTAAAGCTGGTGGAACGCAAAAATGGATAA
- a CDS encoding WG repeat-containing protein — translation MLKKLGLAALILVTSLSVMGTGWAASSTTTIEVSKTAVDYNIARPSSDGAFHDGLLAAETSAGNLVYYNTKGQKAFSLPAELKPIGDFQEQRAVVKNTKTNLYGYINTKGTLVIPCQYTEANVFSEGKAKVTIADTKENAIIDRTGKILSHFKENVDSEYVFTEGLALAYAPNTGKIGFVNASGKLAIPYQYKYSRSFSDGLAIVQNSKGLYGYINTAGKEVIPPQYKSGGDFSEGLAPVQNAKGKWGFINKQGKVVIPFKFTDAQDFSEGLASVKNAKNEVGFIDKTGTLVIKYQQKYDVTSPFKEGIALVGKQANSSVSDGKFGYINRQGQLLTKLEYRSESSSFSNGYAVAFIKPGKAFIVSKHSVSK, via the coding sequence ATGTTGAAAAAGTTAGGATTAGCTGCATTGATTCTGGTGACTAGCCTCTCCGTTATGGGAACAGGTTGGGCCGCATCCAGTACAACAACCATTGAAGTCTCTAAAACCGCTGTAGATTACAACATTGCTCGTCCTTCAAGCGATGGTGCTTTCCATGATGGCTTATTGGCCGCTGAAACATCTGCCGGAAACCTTGTGTATTACAATACCAAAGGACAAAAAGCTTTCTCTCTTCCCGCCGAGCTTAAACCTATTGGTGATTTTCAAGAGCAACGAGCTGTAGTCAAAAATACAAAAACCAATCTCTATGGATACATTAATACCAAAGGGACACTGGTTATTCCTTGCCAATATACCGAAGCCAATGTCTTTTCCGAAGGCAAAGCCAAGGTCACAATAGCAGACACCAAAGAAAATGCAATTATAGATCGAACGGGAAAAATCCTTTCTCATTTTAAAGAAAATGTGGATTCAGAATATGTATTTACAGAAGGTCTGGCTCTTGCCTATGCCCCTAACACTGGGAAGATTGGTTTTGTGAATGCTTCCGGTAAACTAGCGATTCCTTATCAATATAAATACAGCCGTAGTTTCTCGGATGGCTTGGCTATTGTTCAAAATAGCAAGGGGCTATACGGTTATATCAATACGGCAGGCAAAGAAGTCATTCCACCTCAATACAAATCCGGCGGAGACTTCTCGGAAGGATTGGCCCCAGTACAAAATGCCAAGGGTAAATGGGGATTCATCAATAAACAGGGAAAAGTCGTGATTCCCTTTAAATTTACGGATGCACAGGATTTTAGCGAGGGTCTGGCCAGTGTGAAAAATGCGAAAAATGAAGTTGGGTTTATTGATAAAACCGGAACATTGGTCATTAAATATCAACAAAAATATGACGTTACATCTCCATTCAAGGAAGGCATTGCTTTAGTCGGTAAACAAGCAAACTCATCCGTTTCGGACGGAAAATTCGGTTACATCAATCGCCAAGGTCAACTGCTGACCAAGCTTGAATACAGATCGGAATCTTCTTCCTTCTCTAATGGTTATGCTGTTGCTTTTATCAAGCCAGGCAAAGCCTTCATTGTATCTAAACATTCTGTTTCAAAATAA